The window CCTTGGTTTTGCCGGGTAGCGGGCAGATACTCTCGGGCTTTTTCACACATGGCGTGATCTTTTTTGTTCTGTGGCTTGCTTCTGCTCAGACGCTGGTTGCTCTGGGCAGCAGTCTTGATGCGGATGGCAGGCACGCGACTTATTTTGTAGCCCTTGCCTGTGAAGTCCTGCTTCGACTTGGCTCAGCCATCGACGTGGTTTTGCGGCAACGTTCACAGGCCAGATCGCAAAACGCCTGCCAGCGGCGCATGATCTCCAGAGGGTTTGTTTTCAGCGTCCTCGTGCTGGCATTGGTGGCGCTGCCCGCGCTGGAACCCGCCATCAAGGCATATTCCATGAACGGCAACCGTACTCTGCTTCCCCTGATCACACCGGATTCCCGTTTGCTGGTGGACAAACAGGCTTATCAGTCGGCCAAGCCGGAAAAGGTTGATATCATTGTGATTTCCACCAGGCACATTGCAGAAAGGAAGGGGGGAGGGCCACACATAATAAGCCGCGTTGCAGGCATTGCTGGCGAGCGCGTGCGCGTGCCTGTTCCAGCAGGGCAGCAAAATCCGGGATGGGAAGGGCAGGGATACCGAGAATGTTTGGTGGGCGAAGGAAATATCTATCTGTCGAGCATCAACCCTGCGAGTCAGATGGCATTTTTTGCCCCCTTCACCAGTGTTGTCGGTCGGGCGGAATATATTTACTGGCCGCCCTCCCAGGCAGGAAGGATAGCAGGGGTATCGGGCATTGCTGACTGACAAAATCTGAGTTGCTAACTTCCCAATGCGCATAAAGGGGCCGAGAGGCCCCTTTATGCGCTGACGGCATCAGCACCGCATATGCGGAAAAACTAGACGCTCAGGTTCAGGCCCGAAAGCATGGAAAGACTGCTGTCGGAATAACTGCCAAAAGAATTTGTGGCGTTGCCCGAGCCGGACCACCAAGCGGCCATGGATTCCACCTCAATACGCTTACGCAGGTCAGAGGGCGAAACCTGCAATGACTTGCGCGCGTCATCAAGGCCGGAAAGGGCCTGAATCTGGCCGAACTTTTTGACCAGGGCGGGATTGTTGTCAAAAAACTTCTGCACGGCTGCCTTGGTGGCGGCATCGCTGCTTTCAACCACAAGGCTGCCATCGGACTTGGTTTGCAGGGTAAATTTTGCATCGCTGCTTACAGCAAGGCTGCTCATGCCGCTGTTCAGCGTCTGACCGAGTTTGGAATTATCCAGCACTGCCTGAATGGCAGCCTTGTTGGCACTGTCCGTGCTGCTGGCAGCGGTCAGCTTGCCGCTGCTGTCAACAGTCATGGCCACAGAAGTGCTGGGGCTGACGCCAGCAGCGGTAAGGGCCGTGCGCAGATCCTTGCCAATAGTTGTATTGCTCTTAAGCCAGGTCTGCACATTTGCCTGATCTGTGGCATTTGCGCTGGCAGCAGTGAGGGAGCCGTCCGCAGCCAAAGTAAAAGTGACACTTGAAGGATCGGTAACCCCAAGCTTTGACAGGCCATCCTTGACGGCAGTGTTGAATTCATTATTCAACTGCTCGCGATACTTGGTAATCTGGCTGAAAGTAACGCGGCTGCCGCTTTCAAGACCCATAGCGTCCATGGCGTACTTTGTAAGCTCCACCATGCTGGAAAGCTGGCTGGTTATGCTGTTGCCGCTGAGCATCTGGCTCAACGAGCTTGAAGAACTTTTTGAACCCGAAGACGATGAGCTGCCGGAAGTGGAGGTACTCAGCTTCTGGTTCTGCCACTGGTACAGCCCGCTTGTATAGCTGTTTACACCCGATACGTTGCTCATGATGACTCCTCGGCAGTTTTTGCCCGGATTGGGGGCTTGGGGGTGCCGTATTGCTCACTTATGCATATACCAGGCCAGCTATATTTTTATTGTGGTTCTGGCGGGGTCGGCCCACCCATTAAAATATACAGGTTCCGAATCCAGTAATGGACAGCCCAACTGAAATAGGCTAGAGAGCGGCTATGGCAGTACATTCCTCCATGCTTGAGACCGTCGAATTCGACGATCCCGCCTTAGCCAATCAGCTATTTGGCCCTCACAATGCGCATCTTGAGCTGTTGGCCGCAGCCAGCGGAGCCTCCATAGGCAGCCGTGGCGCCAGCATTCTTATTGAAAGCCCAGACATGAACACGCGGCAGGTGCTGTGCAATGTTTTTGTGCAGTTGTACGAGTTGCTGCGCGGCGGATTGTCGCTGAGCCAGCAGGATATCGCCCGCAGTTACGAGATGCTGCGCACGGATCCCGGTCTGGATCTGGAAAAAATTTTCAAGGATGCTGTTTTTGTCAACACCCCGCGCAAAACGGTCACTGCCCGCAATGTTGCCCAGCGCACCTACCTTGACCTGCTGCGGCGCAATGAGCTTGTATTTGCGGTTGGCCCTGCCGGTACTGGCAAAACCTATCTTGCCGTCGCCATGGCGCTGTCCATGTTTCAGCAGCACCGGGTTAAACGCATTGTGCTGACGCGCCCTGCGGTGGAGGCGGGTGAACGCCTTGGCTTTCTGCCCGGCGATCTTGCCGACAAGGTCAATCCTTATCTGCGCCCGCTCTATGACGCCCTGCACGACATGATGCCCCAGCCCAAGGTGGCGTCCATGCTTGAGGTGGGTTCCATAGAAGTTGCGCCCCTGGCCTTCATGCGCGGGCGCACCCTTAACGATGCCTTTATCATTCTTGACGAAGCGCAGAATACCACGCAGGAACAGATGAAGATGTTCCTCACCCGCATGGGCTTTGGCTCGCGCATGGTTGTAACGGGCGACACCACCCAGATCGATCTGCCCATGCAGCCCGGCGGCCAGCGCCCACGTTCGGGCCTTATCCACGCGCTGAATATCCTTGCCAAAGTTCCAACCATCGCAGTGCATCACTTCACCAAGGCCGACGTAGTGCGGCATCCCTTGGTGGGAGCAATCGTAAACGCCTATGATAATGCAGAAAAAAGCGACACGTCCAGCTAGCATCCTCGCACTCTTTCGCATGTTGCGGGCCCGCCACCATTGTGGCCTGGGGCTTTCGGTACTTGTGCTCACCCTGCTTTTCATCAGCCTGCTTGCAGGGGGCAACTTTGAGGCTGTGCCTCGAGTGTACGTTGCCGGGCAAGTAGCGGATTCTGACGTCATTGCCGACCGCGACATCCTTGTTGAAGATGTGCAGGCCACCAAGGCCCGGCGCAAACAGGTGCAGCTTCTGCAACCGCCTGTCTATGATCTGAGTCTTGAACCCTTTATGGGCTTTCAGAACCGTATTGTGGAGATCATGCGCAGCCTGAACAACGGCATTGATTACCATGTCGGGGTCGAAGGCCCGCTGCACAGGCTGGTGGATGAACTGACACCCACCGTTGCTGACGAAATTCTGCCGGAACTCGCCCAGCCCGAAGCGCAGACATATCTGCTCAAGGTGCTGCTGCCCCAGATTCGCGACCATATGGCAGAAGGCCTTGTGGGCG of the Desulfovibrio desulfuricans DSM 642 genome contains:
- a CDS encoding PhoH family protein codes for the protein MAVHSSMLETVEFDDPALANQLFGPHNAHLELLAAASGASIGSRGASILIESPDMNTRQVLCNVFVQLYELLRGGLSLSQQDIARSYEMLRTDPGLDLEKIFKDAVFVNTPRKTVTARNVAQRTYLDLLRRNELVFAVGPAGTGKTYLAVAMALSMFQQHRVKRIVLTRPAVEAGERLGFLPGDLADKVNPYLRPLYDALHDMMPQPKVASMLEVGSIEVAPLAFMRGRTLNDAFIILDEAQNTTQEQMKMFLTRMGFGSRMVVTGDTTQIDLPMQPGGQRPRSGLIHALNILAKVPTIAVHHFTKADVVRHPLVGAIVNAYDNAEKSDTSS
- a CDS encoding S26 family signal peptidase, with protein sequence MKFTAIVSPLASLVLPGSGQILSGFFTHGVIFFVLWLASAQTLVALGSSLDADGRHATYFVALACEVLLRLGSAIDVVLRQRSQARSQNACQRRMISRGFVFSVLVLALVALPALEPAIKAYSMNGNRTLLPLITPDSRLLVDKQAYQSAKPEKVDIIVISTRHIAERKGGGPHIISRVAGIAGERVRVPVPAGQQNPGWEGQGYRECLVGEGNIYLSSINPASQMAFFAPFTSVVGRAEYIYWPPSQAGRIAGVSGIAD